Sequence from the Paenibacillus antri genome:
GCCCCCGATCTGCCGGACGCCGACTTCCGCAAGGCGCTGCGCGCCGCCGACGACTTCCTCGCGGGCCGCGCCGGCTTCGAAGGGCGGGAACTGCTGTACTCGGCATCGTCCGACCGATGGATCGATCTCGTCCGTTGGGCGTCCCCCGATGCGGCTGAAGCCGCGATGGACGACTTCGGCCGTGTCGAAGCGCTGCAGCCGCTCGCGTGTCGGCTCGTCGACGTGACGATGCTTCGCCTGTCCCGCCTGCCGGATCTCGCCGTCTCCGGCAAGGCGGCCGGCGCCGGCGACGCCCCGGTGTACGAGGTCATCGCGTACCGCTTGAAGCCTGGGATCGACGACGCCGACTATCGGCGCACGCTGGACGCGTTCGGGGCGGCGACGGCCGATCTGGAAGGCTTCCTGGGGCGCGACGTCTTCCTGGACGCGTCGAGCGGTACGTGGGCGGAAGTGGTCCGATACGCCGACCAAGCGGCCGTCGACCGCCTCGCCCCCGTCGTCATGAGCCTCCCCGAAGCGGCCGCCGCCATGGAGCGGATCGACGCCGCGACCGTCGAGATTCACTTCGCCACGCAGGTTCGCTTGACATGAAGGAAGGCCGTCCCCGGGGAATTCGGGAGACGGCCTTCTTCGTGTTCCAATTACATTTCCTTCACGGCTTGCAGCTTGCCGACCTCGAACAGGCCGATCGCCTCCGTGTACAGCATGTCCGTCCACCCGGACGTAATGAGACCGTCCTTCGTTCGGGCCACGTAGGCGACGGATTCGATCGATTGTTCGTCGACCGCCGACAATAAGTTTTCCAACAGAAACTTCGGGGTAACCTCCGCTTCCGCATTCTCCGATTGCTTAGTCATGCCTCCGCCTCCTTCCACATTTTCCAACGTTAATATGGATGGACGGCGGCCGATTTATGCGCCTCCGCCGAGCGATCGCAGCACCGCCATGGCGACCCCCATGAAGACGACCGCCGGCAGCAGGTTGGCGACGCGGATCTTCGTCAGCTCGAGCAGGTTGACGCCGATGCCGACGATCAGCACGCCGCCGACGGCCGACACCTCCGCGGTGACCGCTTCGATCGCGTCCGGCGCGAACCAGCCTGCGAACGCCATCGCCGCGAGCGCGATGCCGCCTTGGTACAACAATACAGGTACCGCCGAAAACAACACCCCGAAACCGAGCGCCGACGCGAATACGATCGAGAGAAAGCCGTCCATGATCGACTTCGCGTACAGAACGTCGTGGTTGTGGCGAACGCCGCTATCGATGGACCCGAGGATCGCCATCGCCCCGATGCAATAGACGAGCGACGCCGTGACGAACGCCTTCCCGACCGGCGACGCGCCGGCCCCGGACGGCATGCGCCGCTCCAGCCAAGCGCCGACCTGCTCGAAGCGGCGTTCGATTTGCAGCCATTCGCCGATGACGCCGCCGGCCACGAGGCTGACGACCATCCAGACGTAATGCGTCGTCTTCATCGCCATCGAAATCCCTAGAACGCATAACGCGATCGCCATGCCCTGCACGACCGTCCGCTGCACCCGTTCGTTCAAATTCGGCAGCAGCGCGCCGATCAATCCGCCTGCGACGATCGCCGCCGCGTTCACGATACTTCCTAATAACACCATGGTTTCGTTCGGTCCTCTCTCGTTACTCGTCCGCCGCGGCCACCGCCGCCGGACCGAGCGCATAACGGCCGTCCGGCCGGCGGCCTTCCATCGCCCAGTCGACGCCGGGCGCGCCGGTCGCCGGATCCACGATCGCGATCGTCAGCGTATAGACGCCTTCGGGCAAGGAAGCGGGCAGCCGCAGCCGCTCCTCGAAGACGGTCTCGCCCGGCATCCAGCCGCGAATATCCGTCTCGTCCGCCGCTTCGCGAAAGACGATGCGGCCTGCGGCGTCGACGAGCGCCAGCTCGAGCGGCCAGTCGTAATAGAACGGCGCGACGCCGAGGTTCCGCACCTCGAGACCGACGGTGACGTCCTCGCCGGGACGCCATTCCACCGGGTACGACGCCGCGCGCACCGCGAACCGATATCCGATCGTGTTGAGGAATCGATCCAGATTGCGGCGCTCCGCTTCGTCCAACTCCTCGATGTCGGTGCTCGGCCCGACCCAGCTGAGATGGCTGCGCCGCGCCATGTCGAGCAACTGCGCGAAGCGCGACGGATCGAAGTACATGCCGTCCATGCCGGCGTTGCCGAATTCGCCGCCGCTCGGCCCCCGCTTCCAGAAATCCGGCGTCGCGGGAACGAAGGCGTCGGCGAGCGCCGAGGCGTAGCCGTTTTCGAACCAGTCGATGAAGTCGTACGTCTGCCGCACGCCACCGAACACGTCGTTGTACAAGCCTATGCCGTTCCGCTCGGCGATCGGGTAAGGTCGGCGCATCAGCAGCTTCTTGTTCGGGAACGCCTCTAGATAGTGGGCTACGTACCTGTCCGATTCCGCCATCGGCGGGAACGGGATGCGTGTCGCATCGTCGCTGTACGTATGCCACTCGCCCCAATGGCCGAGGCTGCCCAAGGCGACGAAAGCGACTCTGGGGTCGGCGTCGTACCGGTCTCCGAGCGCTTGTATGAGCCGTTCGTGATACCGCTGTAACGTCGCGTTCGCATAGTTCGGACTGAAGCCCTTGCCTACGTCTTCGTCGTACCAGATCCCGTCCCCATCGATCTCCTCGTACAACCAGTCCGGAATGTCCATATGCCGTTCGTCCGTGCCGTAATCGAGCGCGACGCGCAGCACGAACCGGATCTCCCGCGCCGCGTACGCGTCCATGCCGTACCTCCGCTCGATCGTCTCGAAGGCGAACGCCCCCTTCTCCGGCTCCAGCTCGCGCCACGTAAGCACCTTATACACCATGCTGTGCGGCACCGGGAAGTCGTCGTACGACGCCCCGGGCACGAGCCCCATGAACGGGTTGTTCAACACGGCGTCGGTCGCGCGCGGCGCGACCCGCACGATGTAGACGTCGTCCGCCTCCGGCGTCGTCGTACGAGACGAAGGCGCGTCGGCGCGTCCGGCCATCGTCATCAATAGAATTATGATCCAAGGCAGCGTCAAGATGCCGCGCACGGCAGGCGTTCCCCTTTCGAATGCTGAGTTCCGCTATTATATCATCCCGCCGGGCTTCGCGGCTCTACGTTTTGCCCGCGCCGCCGAGGCCCGACTCGCGCGCGACGACGATCGCCCGCGACCGGTCGGCCACCTGCAGCTTGTTCAACACGTTGGAGACGTGATTGCGCACCGTCTTCGGCGCAAGGCCGAGCAGACCGCCGATCTCGGCGTTGCTGCGTCCTTGCGCGATAAGGGCGAGCACCTCCTTCTCGCGGGCCGTCAGCTGCGGGAACGCGTCGGCCTCCGCCTCGGGCGGACGGAACGACTCGAAATAATACATCATCCGCCTCGCCAGCGCCGCGCCGAAAATCGATTCGCCGTCCGCCGCGGCATAAATCGCCCGGACGATCTCCCGCCCCCGAGCTCCCTTGAGCAAGTATCCGCGGGCGCCCGCGCGCATCGCGGAGAAGACGGTCGCGTCGTCTTCCAGCATCGTCAGCATGAGCACCGCGATATGCGGGCTCGCCTTCATGATGTCCCGCGTCGAGTCGATCCCGTTCCCGTCCGGCATATGCACGTCCATCAGGACGACGTCCGGCTGCAGCGCCTCCGCGAGCTCGACCGCCTCCCGGCCGGACTTCGCCGCGCCGACGATGTCGAAGTCGGGCACCCCGCCCACGATCATCGCCAATCCTTCCAGATATACCGGATGGTCGTCCGCCAGCAGGATCGAGATCTTGTCATTCCCTTGGTCGATCGCGCCGTTCTCCGTTTTCCTCATCGCCGTATCTCTCCTTCCGATCGGGCAAAACGACGCGCACCCGCGTCCCCCTGCCCCCGCGGCCCGCCGTCAGCTCGAACGCGCCGCCCAACTCCTCCGCGCGCTCCCGCATCGAACGGATGCCGACCCCTGCGGCGCGCGGCGCGGCGTCCAGGCCGCGCCCGTCGTCCTCGATCGTCAATTCCAGGCCGTCCCGCCACCGAAGCGCGATCGTCACGCGGCCTGCGCCGGCGTGCCGGAGCGCGTTCGCGAGCGCCTCCTGCACGATGCGGTACGCCGCCGTCTCCGCGGCGGCCGTCATCGGCGGCAGCAGCTCCGGCGCCTCGACCTCGACGCGCAGCGACGGCTGCTCGCAGCGCAGCGCCAGCTCCCGCACGGCGAACGCCAGCCCGAATTCGTCGAGCGTCGGCGGCCGCAGCGAATACGCGAGCCGCCGCACCTCGCGGATCGCGTCCGCGATGCCCCGCTGCGCGTCCGCGAATCGATCCCGCAGGTCGGGATCTCCTTCGAACCGGTCGGCGATCGCGTCGATGCGCAGCAGCGCGCCGGCGAGCTCCGCGCCGAGCCCGTCGTGCAAATCCCGCCCGAGCCGGCGGCGCTCCTCCTCCCGCGCGGTCACGATCCGCTCCCGCGACGCGGACACCTCCTCCGCCAGCCGCGCCGTATAGGCGGCCGCGCTCGCCTGCCGCCCGAGATGGCGAAGCAGCGCTTCGGTTTCCGGCGTCATTCGCGGCCGCGGCCCGGTCGCTCCGAGCTCCAACGCGCCGAGCGTCTCCCCGTTCCACGTCAGCGGAAGCTCCTCGATCCGCAGCCCTTCGCGGCCGCGGCTTCCGTATTCCGCCCGCTCGTACTCTTCCCCGGTCGGACGCCGCAGCGCGATCGCCGCGTACGGCAGCCGGAGCGACGCCGCGACGCCTTCCGCGACGGCGGCCCACATCGCGGACGGTCGCGACGCCGCTCCCTCGAGCCGCTCCACGAGCCGGCTCATCGTCTCGTACGGACTCTCCGGCTCGCCGTAGACGAGCCGGTTCGCGCCTCGACGCAGCCGCGTATAGAGCGGATGGAACGACGCCGCGACTACGCCCGTGGCGATCATCGACGTCAGCGGATCCCGCTCCCGCAGCAGCGCGCCGAACGCGCCGACGGCGACGGCGTACAGCAGCACGACGACGAAGCCGAGCACCGTCACGAACACCGCCTTCTGCAGCGACGCATGCTCCTGCTCGCCGGCGCGTTCGAGCGCGCCGGCGCCGAACGCGAACGGCCAGAACAACAGCCCCGCGAAAAAGCCGACCTGCACGACCAACTGCAGCAGTCCGTCCTGCAGCACGTACGGCAGCGCCGTCAGCAGACCGAACCCGACGTAGCTGCCGACCCCGGCCAGAAACCACGTCCACCGGCGCCGCTCCGCCGCGGTCGCGGCGCGCTTGTACCGGCGGGCGACGGCATAGAGCAGCGGTCCATGGGTCGCCGCCACGAGCAGCGTCATGAAGACGGGATCCCAATTCAGCCGCGACCACGTCTCCGGATCCAAGAACCGATAAGCCTGCGCGGCGACCCAGACGGCGCTCGGCGCGAGCGTCCACCGCGGCGCGAACGTCCCGTCCGGGAAGGCGTATAGGAAGGGCAAGTAGAACGAGCCGACGTTATTGAGCATATGGAAAAAGAGCAGCGCCGCCGGCACCGACGCCAGCGCCGGTTCGTATGCAGTGAAGATCGTGCCGACCACGATCAGAAACATCGACACGGCGATCCCGTACGGGTCCCGGCGGCGGTACCGGTAGACGACCGCGCCGACCAGCAAATACGACATGTTCGCGATCGTCGTGAACGCAATGAGCAGCCCTCCGTAGAACGGCGCGGACAATCCGTACCGCTCCAGGTCGCGCGCCCCGTCCTCCGTCAGCAGGAGCGGATGCGCGCAGCGCTCCGCCTCCGCCGGCCCGCACGGCGTCTGAAGCGCGGAATACCCTTCCCAGCGCGACAAGACGAAGACGACGAGCGCCATGCCGAGGACGACCCACCACGCGAAGCGAAGCCCGTACAACCACCATCTTTGCATGTGTTGCCCCCCGCCTTCTCGCGGACCTTTTGCGACCCATTATATCAAGAAAACGAGGGATCGTATCCGGTTCGGACGCGATCCCCCGCCATTTTCTCATGCCGCCGCTTGGAAACGCCCCGCTTGCTTCTTCGTCTTCCCGGTTAACGCGTAATACCCGAGTCCGACGTAGCTGAGTCCCCACGGCACCGTCGACCAATCCGTGACGACCGGGACGAACGACAGCGCCGGGAACGCCAGGTAGAGCGCGAGCGTCCAGATCGGGTACACGCGCGCCCGCGCCGTCGCCGCGGCGAAGCCGATCATCCCGACGAGCGCCGTCAGCGAATTGACGGTTTGCATCGCGCCTACGTCGAAGCCGTTCGCCGCCGTCGCCCCGAGCATCGTCGTCCAGACGAGCGCGGCCGTCAACGTACTGCTGATCGAGATCAGCACGACGGAGACGAAGCCGAGGATTCCGGCTCGGTGCGACTGATGCAGATGCACGCCGAAGATGCCGATCCCCATCAGCAAGCATGCGACGAGCCCGAACGCGAGCTCCGGTCCGCTGTCCACGCCCCAAATCGCCGCGCTCGGCGCCATCCCGATTCTAGCCGCCCCGCCGAGCAGCGCGAGCAGCCCCAGCGCCTTCGTCACTTGTTCCGTATTCATCGCGAATGTCCTCTCCTCTCGTTGCGTTCCACTGTGGCGGAACGCTTTCTCAGCATAGCAACCGCCGCGTCCCGCCGTCATGGGGACGGCGTCCCGGCGGCCGGGAACCTGCGTCGGTTCGGCAGGAAAACATTCGGAAACAAATCATTTACTTCCTTACGAGAACATACTATTCTTAATAATGAACGAATTTGTAGTTAATAACGAACGAGAGGTGCGTGATTTTGAGCGTAGTCAAAAAAACGATCTGTCTCATCGCCTTGCTCAGTTGCCTTCTATCCCCTTCGGCCGCGCTTGCGTCTACCGACTCCAAGCCCTTACCCTCGAGTAAAGTTCTTACCTTCGGCTCGTTTTTCGATGACCTCTTTTCCCTGTTCAAGAAGGACTATGGCCACGGCGGAAACAACGGAAACGGCGGCGGCGGCAAGAACGACGACGGGAAGGACAAGGATCGCGGCAACGACCGTGGCGGCGGGAAGGGCGGCGGCAAGGACGATGACTGGCGGGACCACGGGGGCGGCGGCAAGGACGACGACTGGTGGGATGACGACAAGTGGGACGACTGGTGGGAAGATTGCTGGGGAAACGACGACGGCCACACGGATTCTAAGAAAATATGGGAGAAGTATTACAAGTGGTAGTTGAATCATAGCCTGTAGACGCGCGCTCGTTGGGGACGGAGTCTACAGGCTATTTTCTGTTGCGGGCTCGCCGGAGGGGTGACCGCTCCGGCGAGTCCTGCGGATACGCGCATTTTTGCGCTTACAGCGCTACCTCTACGGCCGGCCGCAACAAAAAACCAGCCGTCCGGCCAAAGAGGCCGGGCGGCTGGCTGCTGCGCGCGTTACGCTTCGCGGTTGTCGGCGACGCCGGTCGCGTCGATGTTGATGACCTCCTGGGAGGCGTCGAGGTCCTGCGGGCGGCCGCAGGCCGGGCAATAGTTCGCGTCGCCCGGCACCGCCTTGCCGCAGGAGCACGTCTTCTCGTTGCGGACGTACCGCATCTGGCGCTCCAGCGTAGCGATGTCCTGCTTCAAGCCGCTGACGGCGCTGCACCACTCCTCGACCCGCGCCTCCGCGAGCGACGGATCGCCGGCCGCGCGAGCTTCGTACACTTCTTGACCGATCAGCGTCATATATTTCTCGATCTCGCGCTTGCGCACCGTAATTTGCGCGGCGAGCTTCGTCATCTCGACCGTCTGCTGCGCGACGTCGGCCGCCTTGGACGCGCCGGACTTCAACTTCTTCAACAGATCCATCGATCGATCTTCCTCCTCCCGACCTTCTCCCCTCATTATCGGAAGGGCGGCGGGCCGTTGTCAATCCGTCCGGAGGCGGAGGCGGCTCGGAGGAAGCGCGCCGAACCGGTCGTCCGACGCTTCAAGCCGGACGCCCTCCGCTCTGCCGCAAAATTTGATCGGCGATGCCCTTGACCATCGGGCAGCCGATCAACGACGGCTTTTTCAAACAGGTGATTGTCAATCCTCCGTTATTCTGATTCCATGAATAGTGAAAATTGAGGCTCATGCCGCCCTTGCGAATCGAAAATTCGCCGGAAGGCGCGTTCGGGATATGGAACCCTTCCTTCTGTGCCAACGATCGAAGCGTCCGGAACACTTCCCCCGTGACGTTCGTGTATTTCCATGGATCGCATGCAGCCAACGTCGTTCCTCCTCCACACGATATGCTCCATACAGTGTATTACCGAAGGGAGTTGTCTCATGTGCGGACAAGACGCGAAGAGAGCCCCCGTCCGTCGCCGGCCGGGGGCTCTCCAACACACACCGCTATATCGTTACTTCCACCAAGTGCTCCGCGCCGTCGTCCCGCAGCTCGACGTACGCCGCGTCCGCGCGATCGACGTCCGCGCCGTCGATCCGCAGCCGGGGCGCCGCCCCAGAGGCGTCCGGCCGGCGGACGGCGATCGCGTACCGCGTACCGCCGAACCGGTACGTCGCCGAGTACCCCGGCCAATCGGAGGGCAGGCACGGATCGATGTACAGCCGGTCGGCTCTGCGGCGCAAGCCCAAGATCCACTCCAGCCCGATCTGATACATCCATCCCGCCGCGCCGGTGTACCACGTCCAGCCGGCATGACCCTCGTGAGGAGCCGCGGTGTAGACGTCGGCCGCCACGGCGTACGGCTCGCCGACGTATCGGCGCACCTCCTGCTCGGTGCGGGTATGGTTGATCGGGTTAAGCATATGGAACAGCTCGAACGCCTTATCCCCTTGGCCGAGCTGCGCCCACGCCATAATGCCCCAGAGAACGCCGTGCGTGTATTGGGCGCCGTTCTCCCGGATGCCGGGCGGATAGCCTTGAATATATCCCGGGCTCGGCTCCGTCCGGTCGAACGCCGGCGTCAGCAGCCGCACGACGGACAGCTCCCGATCGACGAGCTCGCGGTCGAACGACGCCATCGCCTGCAGCGCCCGCTCCTTCGGCGCGGCGCCGGAGATGACCGACCACGACTGCGCGATGGCGTCGATGCGGCACTCGGCGTTCTCGATCGAGCCGAGCCACGTCCCCGCGTCGGTGAATGCCCGGCGGTACCACTGCCCGTCCCAGCCGTGCGCGTGCAGCGCCTCGGCGAACTTGCCGCGGGCGTCGCGATACGCCGCGGCCCGGTCGGGCTCCCCGCGCGCCTCGGCGATCGGCTCGAACCGGCGCAGCACGTCGCAGAGAAACCAGCCGAGCCAGACGCTCTCGCCGCGGCCTTCGTCGCCGACGAGGTTCATGCCGTCGTTCCAATCGCCGACGCCGATGAGCGGCAGCCCATGCTCGCCGATGCGCGACAGCGCCTTATCGATCGCGCGCACGCAGTGATCGTACACGGTGCCGACGTTGCCGGAGCGCCGCGTCTCCTCGTAGCGCTCATGCTCGCCCTCGCGGAGCGCATCGCTCGTCAGGTACGGCGCCGTCTCCTCGAACAGCGTCTCGTCGCCCGTATGCTCGACGTATCGGGACGTCACGTACGGAAGCCACAGCAGGTCGTCCGAAAACAGTGTCCGGATGCCCCGCTCCGTCTCCTCGTGCCACCAGTGCTGCACGTCGCCCTCTTCGTATTGATGCGCCGCGTGAATGAGCACTTGGCGGCGCGTCAGCTCCGGCATCGTATGCAGCATCGCGAGCGAATCCTGCAGCTGGTCGCGGAAGCCGTATGCCCCGCCCGCCTGGTAGAAGGCGGTCCGCGCCCACATGCGGCACGCGAGCGACTGGTACAGCAGCCAGCCGTTCATCATCACGTCGGTTTCCGGGGACGGCGTAGACACTTGCGTTTGGCCGAGCGTCCGCTCCCAGAACGCTTCCGCCTCGGCATACGCCCGTCCGCAGACGGCGGCGTCCGCGTACTTCGCCGCAAGGTTCGCCGCTTCCTCCTCCGACGCCCCGCAGCCGAGCAGGACGTACAACTCCCGCTCCTCGCCCGGCGCCAGCGCGAAGGTCCGCCGGACGGCCCCGCAAGAGGCGTAATGCACGCCCGTTCGGCAGGACAGCCGCTCGCGTTCCATGGCCGCCGGCATCGACGCGTCCCGATTGCGTCCGATAAACTCGAGTTGATCGCCCGTCCAGGAGAGCTCCGAGACATCGTCTTCGTTCCCGAAAATGCCCAAAAACCCCGTCGCCTCGCGGAACGTCTCCTGATACGTATTCCGCGCCGTCAAGATGCGCGCCTCCGCGTTCCACGCCGTCGCGATGTACGACGCGTTCGCCGGCCGCTGCACGCCGAGCACCCACTCGGCGTAATACGTCAGCGACAGGCGGCGCGGCGCGGCGCCGTCGTTGCGGACGCGAAGCTTCATGATCTTCACCGGGTCTTCGAGCGGCACGAACAGGGTCAGCTCATGGCGCACCCCATGACGCGCGTGCTCGAACCGCGTATACCCGCGGCCGTGCTCGACGGCGTACGATTCCCCTTCGGCGCCGGCCGGCGCGACGGTCCAGCTGTCTCCCCTCTCCTCGTCCCGAAGATACCCGAGCTCCGTCGGCGGGTCGAGCACCGGATCGTTCGACCACGGCGTCAGCTTGCACTCCCGGCTGTTCCGCCACCACGTATAACCCGTACCGAGCTCGGAGACGAGAAAGCCGAAGGTCGGATTGGCGATGACGTTGATCCACGGCGCCGGCAAGGGATTGCCGCTCTTCAGCAGCAGCCGGTACGACTTGCCGTCGGCCGAGAAGCCGCCCCAGCCGTTGGCGAACCGCCATTCCGCTTCCCTCGCGTCGATCGGCGACCCGACGGAGCGCTCCTCCGGCAGGGCAACCGTCTCCAGCTTCGGCGGCCAAGCGCCGCGCTCGTCCCGCCGCGGCAGCCGCAGCTGCGCGGCGAGGCTCGGTCCGCCCGCCTTCAGAATGACCCGCGCGACGGAAAACAGCAGCGTGCGGTCCTCGTCGGGAATCGAGTTCGCCGGGATGACGTGAATGCCTGCCGCGCCGGCGCCGAACCGGTCGACGCCGTGCTCGACGGCGCGCTGCAGCGCGTCCTGCAAGTCCTGATAATACCCGCCGTCGGATTCGTTCAGCAGCACGAGATCGAACGACAGGCCGAGCCGGCGCAAATATTCGTGCCCCGTCAGCAGCTTCAGCACGAACGGCAGATGGCTCCGGTTGTCGATCGTCGTCAGGACGACCGGACGGTCGCCGGAGACGCCGTACGCCCACAGCCCCGACTGCCCCTTCGCGTTCCGCGCGATATGCGCTTCCCGCTCGCCGCGCAGCGGCGGCGTATACAGCACTTGGCCGGCGAACTTCTGG
This genomic interval carries:
- a CDS encoding DUF554 domain-containing protein gives rise to the protein MVLLGSIVNAAAIVAGGLIGALLPNLNERVQRTVVQGMAIALCVLGISMAMKTTHYVWMVVSLVAGGVIGEWLQIERRFEQVGAWLERRMPSGAGASPVGKAFVTASLVYCIGAMAILGSIDSGVRHNHDVLYAKSIMDGFLSIVFASALGFGVLFSAVPVLLYQGGIALAAMAFAGWFAPDAIEAVTAEVSAVGGVLIVGIGVNLLELTKIRVANLLPAVVFMGVAMAVLRSLGGGA
- a CDS encoding DUF4832 domain-containing protein, whose product is MRGILTLPWIIILLMTMAGRADAPSSRTTTPEADDVYIVRVAPRATDAVLNNPFMGLVPGASYDDFPVPHSMVYKVLTWRELEPEKGAFAFETIERRYGMDAYAAREIRFVLRVALDYGTDERHMDIPDWLYEEIDGDGIWYDEDVGKGFSPNYANATLQRYHERLIQALGDRYDADPRVAFVALGSLGHWGEWHTYSDDATRIPFPPMAESDRYVAHYLEAFPNKKLLMRRPYPIAERNGIGLYNDVFGGVRQTYDFIDWFENGYASALADAFVPATPDFWKRGPSGGEFGNAGMDGMYFDPSRFAQLLDMARRSHLSWVGPSTDIEELDEAERRNLDRFLNTIGYRFAVRAASYPVEWRPGEDVTVGLEVRNLGVAPFYYDWPLELALVDAAGRIVFREAADETDIRGWMPGETVFEERLRLPASLPEGVYTLTIAIVDPATGAPGVDWAMEGRRPDGRYALGPAAVAAADE
- a CDS encoding response regulator, with product MRKTENGAIDQGNDKISILLADDHPVYLEGLAMIVGGVPDFDIVGAAKSGREAVELAEALQPDVVLMDVHMPDGNGIDSTRDIMKASPHIAVLMLTMLEDDATVFSAMRAGARGYLLKGARGREIVRAIYAAADGESIFGAALARRMMYYFESFRPPEAEADAFPQLTAREKEVLALIAQGRSNAEIGGLLGLAPKTVRNHVSNVLNKLQVADRSRAIVVARESGLGGAGKT
- a CDS encoding sensor histidine kinase, producing the protein MQRWWLYGLRFAWWVVLGMALVVFVLSRWEGYSALQTPCGPAEAERCAHPLLLTEDGARDLERYGLSAPFYGGLLIAFTTIANMSYLLVGAVVYRYRRRDPYGIAVSMFLIVVGTIFTAYEPALASVPAALLFFHMLNNVGSFYLPFLYAFPDGTFAPRWTLAPSAVWVAAQAYRFLDPETWSRLNWDPVFMTLLVAATHGPLLYAVARRYKRAATAAERRRWTWFLAGVGSYVGFGLLTALPYVLQDGLLQLVVQVGFFAGLLFWPFAFGAGALERAGEQEHASLQKAVFVTVLGFVVVLLYAVAVGAFGALLRERDPLTSMIATGVVAASFHPLYTRLRRGANRLVYGEPESPYETMSRLVERLEGAASRPSAMWAAVAEGVAASLRLPYAAIALRRPTGEEYERAEYGSRGREGLRIEELPLTWNGETLGALELGATGPRPRMTPETEALLRHLGRQASAAAYTARLAEEVSASRERIVTAREEERRRLGRDLHDGLGAELAGALLRIDAIADRFEGDPDLRDRFADAQRGIADAIREVRRLAYSLRPPTLDEFGLAFAVRELALRCEQPSLRVEVEAPELLPPMTAAAETAAYRIVQEALANALRHAGAGRVTIALRWRDGLELTIEDDGRGLDAAPRAAGVGIRSMRERAEELGGAFELTAGRGGRGTRVRVVLPDRKERYGDEENGERRDRPRE
- a CDS encoding zinc ribbon domain-containing protein — its product is MDLLKKLKSGASKAADVAQQTVEMTKLAAQITVRKREIEKYMTLIGQEVYEARAAGDPSLAEARVEEWCSAVSGLKQDIATLERQMRYVRNEKTCSCGKAVPGDANYCPACGRPQDLDASQEVINIDATGVADNREA